In Novosphingobium resinovorum, the following are encoded in one genomic region:
- a CDS encoding polysaccharide deacetylase family protein gives MSLDPAYLEYPRRREGYDHDLYTWSPMRERPPVAWPEGKTLAVWPVVSLEWFPITPNDKPFRAPGHMQTAYPDYRHYTSREYGSRVGVYRLLDAFAKAGVNASFATNAAIAERYPSLVADVVAAGHEIIAHSTDMNGTIASGLPEDEERALIAKSLDALEKATGTRPRGWHSIARSQSFATPRLLAEAGVAYCCDWVNDELPYVMTTEAGELVNIPLNHELSDRQIITVQQHSADSYVEQMLDAADWLTAEAAREGGGRMLPLQVTPYIMALPYRIGSLETLLETLAARADVWFATGGEILDSWKA, from the coding sequence ATGAGCCTCGACCCCGCCTACCTCGAATATCCGCGCCGCCGCGAAGGCTACGACCACGATCTCTACACTTGGTCGCCGATGCGCGAGCGTCCGCCCGTGGCATGGCCCGAGGGCAAGACGCTGGCGGTGTGGCCCGTCGTCAGCCTCGAATGGTTCCCGATCACGCCGAATGACAAGCCGTTCCGCGCGCCCGGCCACATGCAGACGGCCTACCCGGACTACCGCCACTACACCTCGCGCGAGTACGGTTCGCGCGTGGGCGTCTACCGCCTGCTAGACGCCTTCGCGAAGGCGGGCGTGAATGCGTCCTTCGCCACCAACGCCGCCATTGCCGAGCGCTACCCCTCGCTGGTGGCGGACGTGGTTGCGGCCGGGCACGAGATCATCGCGCACTCGACCGACATGAACGGCACCATCGCCTCGGGCCTGCCTGAGGACGAGGAGCGCGCGCTGATCGCGAAGTCGCTCGATGCGCTGGAGAAGGCGACCGGCACCCGCCCGCGCGGCTGGCACTCGATTGCCCGTTCGCAGAGCTTCGCCACTCCGCGCCTGCTCGCCGAGGCGGGCGTCGCCTACTGCTGCGACTGGGTGAACGACGAACTGCCCTACGTCATGACGACCGAGGCAGGCGAACTGGTCAACATTCCGCTCAACCACGAGTTGTCGGATCGCCAGATCATCACGGTGCAGCAGCACTCGGCCGACAGCTACGTGGAGCAGATGCTCGATGCTGCCGACTGGCTGACGGCCGAAGCGGCGCGTGAAGGTGGCGGGCGCATGTTGCCACTGCAGGTGACGCCTTACATCATGGCCCTGCCCTATCGCATCGGTTCGCTGGAGACGTTGCTGGAAACGCTGGCGGCGCGTGCCGACGTGTGGTTCGCGACGGGTGGTGAGATTCTGGATAGCTGGAAGGCGTAA
- the leuD gene encoding 3-isopropylmalate dehydratase small subunit encodes MTPLVTLESRAVPLLRDNIDTDAIIPSREMRSVSKDGLADGLFAGWRYTAIGGREIDPTFVLNQPESKGAQILLGGSNFGCGSSREHAVWALAEYGFRVVIAPSFSPIFQGNCIRNGIAPIVLPREAVEQIAAGFADGTPVTIDMPSCEVRMGLAVFPFSMEDEARTMLIEGADAIELTLRHRAEIEGFFARDAAVRPWIYLAD; translated from the coding sequence ATGACCCCGCTCGTCACGCTTGAATCCAGGGCGGTGCCGCTGCTGCGCGACAACATCGACACCGACGCGATCATCCCCTCGCGCGAGATGCGTTCGGTGTCGAAGGACGGCCTTGCCGATGGACTCTTTGCGGGCTGGCGTTACACCGCCATCGGCGGGCGCGAGATCGATCCGACGTTCGTGCTCAACCAGCCGGAGAGCAAGGGCGCGCAAATCCTGCTCGGCGGCTCCAACTTCGGCTGCGGTTCAAGCCGCGAACATGCGGTATGGGCGCTGGCCGAGTACGGCTTCCGCGTCGTCATCGCGCCGTCGTTCAGCCCGATCTTCCAGGGCAACTGCATCCGCAACGGCATCGCCCCCATCGTCCTCCCGCGCGAGGCGGTGGAGCAGATCGCGGCAGGCTTCGCGGACGGCACCCCGGTCACGATCGACATGCCGTCATGCGAAGTTCGCATGGGCCTTGCGGTGTTCCCGTTCTCCATGGAGGACGAGGCGCGCACGATGCTGATCGAGGGCGCGGACGCCATCGAACTCACCCTGCGCCACCGCGCCGAGATCGAGGGCTTCTTCGCCCGCGACGCCGCCGTGCGCCCGTGGATATATCTGGCCGACTGA
- a CDS encoding alpha/beta fold hydrolase: MTIVKRGFADVAHGQIHYRHAGASEDLPLVMLHASPGSSRQLVRLIEDLGVKRHVIAPDTPGNGDSPALAREETTVVRLAEAMLGFLDAMGLERVDLYGSHTGACIAAELAILAPDRVRGVVLDGVSTFTAEELEDILANYAFPFEPDINGAYLVNLFQFCRDQYMFFPWYNRTRAGRRDNGMGAPGDLHAWATEVMKAHDTYHFNYRAAFRWNGFDRLPLLTRPALLLAGENDPLIDQTRDLSAVVPTGSYVELARFDDPAFASGRLSAMQAFFASAQ, from the coding sequence ATGACGATCGTGAAGCGCGGGTTCGCCGATGTTGCGCACGGCCAGATCCACTACCGCCATGCGGGCGCAAGCGAAGACCTGCCGCTCGTCATGCTCCACGCCTCGCCGGGCAGCTCGCGCCAGCTGGTGCGGCTGATCGAGGACCTCGGCGTCAAGCGCCACGTCATCGCACCCGATACGCCCGGCAATGGCGACAGCCCCGCCCTGGCCCGCGAGGAAACCACCGTGGTCCGGCTGGCCGAGGCTATGCTCGGCTTCCTCGACGCGATGGGGCTGGAGCGGGTGGACCTTTACGGTTCGCATACCGGCGCCTGCATCGCGGCCGAACTGGCGATCCTCGCACCCGACCGTGTACGCGGCGTAGTGCTCGACGGGGTCAGCACCTTCACGGCCGAGGAACTGGAAGACATCCTCGCCAACTACGCCTTCCCGTTCGAGCCGGACATCAACGGCGCCTATCTGGTCAACCTGTTCCAGTTCTGCCGCGACCAGTACATGTTCTTCCCGTGGTACAACCGCACCCGTGCCGGTCGCCGCGACAACGGCATGGGTGCGCCCGGCGACCTCCACGCCTGGGCGACCGAGGTGATGAAGGCGCACGATACCTACCACTTCAACTACCGCGCCGCATTCCGCTGGAACGGCTTCGACCGCCTGCCCCTGCTGACGCGCCCGGCGCTGTTGCTGGCGGGTGAGAACGACCCGCTGATCGACCAGACCCGCGACTTGTCCGCCGTGGTGCCCACCGGCAGCTATGTCGAACTGGCGCGCTTCGACGATCCCGCCTTCGCCTCCGGTCGCCTCAGCGCGATGCAGGCCTTCTTCGCATCCGCCCAATAA
- a CDS encoding 3-isopropylmalate dehydratase large subunit — protein sequence MTEGPLTLAEKIWSAHRVMTLESGAEVIAIDRLLLHERTGGVALKSLEEAGRTVMHPSRVFATMDHIVDTFPGRTDKTLMPTGTAFIVSTRESAKRHGITLFDIDDPRQGIVHVVSPEQGIILPGAILVCPDSHTCTQGAFGGLAWGIGSSEAEHVLATMTLRMNRPPDMRVTIDGVLGEGVTAKDLALHLIAALGSNGAKGHIIEFAGSAVRALDMEARMTLCNMATEMACAGAVIAPDDKTFDWLEGRPYAPKGEVREQAIAAWRALYSDEGVVFATEHRFDAAEVRPMVTWGNSPQHAAPLGAPVPADALSKADQQRAVEYMAVTPGEPVAGLPIDAAFIGSCTNSRISDLRRAAAILKGRKVAEGVKAICVPGSTQVKAAAEAEGLHEVFLEAGFEWREAGCSMCFFAGGESFAPEARVISSTNRNFESRQGPNTRTHLASPETVAASAIAGRIALVSEIAA from the coding sequence ATGACTGAAGGGCCGCTCACGCTCGCCGAGAAGATCTGGAGCGCGCACCGCGTCATGACGCTGGAAAGCGGCGCGGAAGTGATCGCCATCGACCGCCTGTTGCTGCACGAGCGGACCGGCGGTGTCGCGCTGAAATCGCTGGAGGAAGCGGGCCGCACGGTCATGCACCCCTCGCGCGTGTTCGCGACGATGGACCACATCGTCGATACTTTCCCCGGCCGCACCGACAAGACGCTGATGCCGACCGGCACCGCGTTCATCGTCTCCACGCGCGAGAGCGCGAAGCGCCACGGCATCACCCTGTTCGACATCGACGACCCGCGGCAGGGCATCGTCCACGTCGTCTCGCCCGAGCAAGGGATCATCCTGCCCGGCGCGATCCTTGTCTGTCCGGACAGCCATACCTGCACGCAAGGGGCCTTCGGTGGCCTCGCATGGGGCATCGGTTCGTCGGAGGCGGAGCATGTGCTGGCGACGATGACGCTGCGCATGAACCGCCCGCCGGACATGCGCGTGACCATCGACGGTGTGCTGGGGGAGGGCGTCACCGCCAAGGATCTCGCGCTGCACCTGATTGCCGCGCTCGGCTCGAACGGGGCCAAGGGCCATATCATCGAGTTCGCAGGGAGCGCGGTGCGTGCGCTGGACATGGAAGCGCGCATGACGCTGTGCAACATGGCGACCGAGATGGCCTGCGCGGGCGCGGTGATCGCGCCGGATGACAAGACGTTCGACTGGCTCGAAGGCCGCCCTTATGCGCCCAAGGGCGAGGTTCGCGAGCAGGCGATCGCCGCATGGCGCGCGCTCTACAGCGACGAGGGTGTGGTCTTCGCGACCGAGCATCGCTTCGATGCCGCCGAAGTCCGCCCGATGGTGACATGGGGCAACAGCCCGCAGCACGCCGCACCGCTGGGCGCGCCAGTCCCGGCCGATGCCTTGAGCAAGGCAGACCAGCAGCGCGCAGTCGAGTACATGGCGGTGACGCCGGGTGAGCCGGTCGCGGGCCTGCCGATCGATGCGGCGTTCATCGGATCGTGTACCAACAGCCGCATCTCCGACTTGCGCCGCGCCGCCGCGATCCTCAAGGGGCGCAAGGTCGCCGAGGGCGTCAAGGCGATCTGCGTGCCGGGCTCCACCCAGGTCAAGGCTGCCGCCGAGGCCGAGGGGCTGCACGAGGTCTTCCTCGAAGCCGGGTTCGAATGGCGCGAGGCGGGTTGCTCGATGTGCTTCTTCGCAGGCGGCGAGAGCTTTGCCCCGGAAGCGCGCGTGATCAGTTCCACGAACCGCAATTTCGAGAGCCGACAGGGGCCGAACACGCGCACCCATCTGGCCTCACCCGAGACGGTGGCGGCCTCGGCCATCGCCGGGCGCATCGCTCTGGTTTCGGAGATCGCGGCATGA
- a CDS encoding DUF3108 domain-containing protein produces MQQHRRITGKILYTSRKPGREGQERGREDFVFTVHSDGKRSMRAICEIDEPAPTVLRDITYSLDENDMPMDCFVRLTIGDAFMGSGLFMIRDGYVECESYGPSIGRLSQKVKIEGAFDGFGTHPIAGDAYITKKMDRSRGPHTRSFRTFLPSPDHRGATPPMVSEVNIHLAYVGEETVTVKAGTFDCFHYKFTDPDGGMATTNGGHPDYDVWVTADDDAVFVQGGVGGYMQTWYELVEFERS; encoded by the coding sequence ATGCAGCAGCACCGGAGAATCACCGGCAAGATCCTCTACACCTCGCGCAAACCCGGCCGCGAAGGTCAGGAGCGCGGGCGCGAGGACTTCGTGTTCACCGTCCATAGCGATGGCAAGCGCTCCATGCGCGCGATCTGCGAGATCGACGAGCCGGCACCCACCGTGCTTCGCGACATCACGTATTCTCTCGACGAAAACGACATGCCGATGGACTGCTTCGTGCGCCTGACCATCGGCGACGCGTTCATGGGCTCGGGCCTGTTCATGATCCGCGACGGCTATGTCGAGTGCGAGAGCTACGGCCCCTCGATCGGCCGCCTGTCGCAGAAGGTGAAGATCGAAGGCGCGTTCGACGGCTTCGGCACTCACCCGATCGCGGGCGATGCCTACATCACCAAGAAGATGGACCGCTCGCGCGGGCCGCACACCCGTTCGTTCCGTACATTCCTGCCCTCACCCGACCACCGCGGCGCGACGCCGCCGATGGTCTCGGAGGTCAATATCCACCTCGCTTACGTGGGCGAGGAGACGGTGACGGTGAAGGCGGGCACCTTCGACTGCTTCCACTACAAGTTCACCGATCCGGACGGCGGCATGGCCACGACCAACGGCGGCCACCCCGACTACGACGTGTGGGTGACGGCGGACGACGATGCGGTCTTCGTGCAGGGTGGCGTCGGCGGCTACATGCAGACCTGGTACGAACTGGTCGAGTTCGAGCGCAGCTGA
- a CDS encoding isochorismatase family protein: MSEIVGTRMIREDKTARELFEQVMANPARTKFGFGEKLAIVNVDFQNAYTRIDEFKTAYETDPRQIEYTNTISALARSKGMPVIWTHVAYAEDAADAGVWGTRTNTPDSLQNIKYESRRHAFDDRCAIDPADMIYTKRMPSAFFETPLQSLLIWHKVDTVVITGGSTSGCIRATAVDSLSRGYRTIVPIETCADKHESYHFANLTDLQLKYADVEPVQTVIDWLEAR, from the coding sequence ATGAGTGAGATCGTCGGCACGCGCATGATCCGCGAGGACAAGACCGCGCGCGAACTCTTCGAGCAGGTGATGGCCAACCCCGCCCGCACGAAGTTCGGCTTCGGCGAGAAGCTGGCGATCGTCAACGTCGACTTCCAGAACGCCTATACCCGGATCGACGAGTTCAAGACCGCCTACGAAACCGACCCGCGCCAGATCGAGTACACCAACACGATCTCCGCCCTCGCCCGCTCCAAGGGCATGCCGGTGATCTGGACCCACGTGGCCTATGCCGAGGATGCCGCCGACGCCGGCGTCTGGGGCACCCGCACCAACACGCCGGACTCGCTCCAGAACATCAAGTACGAGAGCCGCCGTCACGCCTTCGACGACCGCTGCGCCATCGACCCGGCAGACATGATCTATACGAAGCGCATGCCTTCGGCCTTTTTCGAGACGCCGCTGCAGAGCCTGCTGATCTGGCACAAGGTCGATACCGTGGTGATCACCGGCGGCTCCACCTCGGGCTGCATCCGCGCGACGGCGGTGGATTCGCTCAGCCGCGGCTACCGCACCATCGTCCCGATCGAGACTTGCGCGGACAAGCACGAGAGCTACCACTTCGCCAACCTGACCGACCTGCAGCTCAAGTACGCCGATGTCGAGCCAGTGCAGACCGTGATCGACTGGCTGGAGGCCCGCTGA
- a CDS encoding cupin domain-containing protein codes for MARPHIEFIQTQNVDWRERPDGVLEKLLSYDPLSTDATLIVRLPPGFVSGPRTAGEPAFEYFVLDGSVTVDELPCARHAYGFIPQGNGLGAVSSQDGATLLVFRHALDDPNAHAECADAIAIDTARMPWDTSTYDPKLGHLRLARKVLRLGPNDSGRTFLLTGLPHGVPDETHLPTETHHHCEEAFMLQGEMWAPEGRMRQGAYFFRPPNIVHGPHVSETGFLQIMRSPGSNRVVNQWSDDLKPLPIGAAYAPVAPEGTPAEWLRPLDNAPVY; via the coding sequence ATGGCCCGGCCGCACATCGAGTTCATCCAGACCCAGAACGTCGACTGGCGCGAACGGCCGGACGGCGTTCTGGAAAAGCTGCTCAGCTACGATCCGCTGAGCACCGACGCCACGCTGATCGTGCGGCTGCCGCCCGGTTTCGTGTCGGGGCCACGCACGGCCGGGGAGCCTGCCTTCGAGTACTTCGTGCTGGACGGCTCCGTGACGGTGGACGAACTGCCCTGCGCGCGACATGCCTACGGCTTCATCCCGCAAGGCAACGGCCTCGGTGCTGTTTCGTCGCAGGACGGCGCGACGCTTCTGGTCTTCAGGCACGCACTCGATGATCCGAACGCCCATGCAGAATGCGCCGATGCCATCGCCATCGATACCGCGCGGATGCCTTGGGATACCTCGACCTACGATCCGAAACTCGGGCACCTGCGGCTTGCCCGCAAGGTGCTGCGGCTCGGCCCGAACGACAGCGGGCGCACCTTCCTGCTCACCGGCCTGCCGCACGGCGTGCCCGATGAAACCCATCTCCCCACCGAGACGCACCACCACTGCGAGGAAGCCTTCATGCTGCAGGGCGAGATGTGGGCGCCCGAAGGCCGCATGCGGCAGGGGGCCTACTTCTTCCGTCCGCCGAATATCGTCCACGGACCGCATGTCTCGGAAACCGGGTTCCTGCAGATCATGCGCTCGCCGGGCTCGAACCGGGTGGTGAACCAGTGGTCGGACGATCTCAAGCCGCTGCCGATCGGGGCGGCATATGCGCCGGTGGCGCCGGAGGGGACGCCTGCCGAATGGCTGCGTCCGCTGGATAACGCTCCGGTGTATTAA
- a CDS encoding VOC family protein, translating into MTLLRCATHTVSNVAEVAERYARWLDYAVVEQGVVSEDLAALWQAPSSAGKAYVLMRPASGSDVFLRFVEGDAVPDYAPIRTYGWAAIEICVTDVEAVNERMLASPDFEVIGPPRPLDGFPTVKPMQVRGPDLETVYLTEIRVNGAEHGLPTPRSLVDRPFILVLACSDLQASIDWVRDVLGFDMIDPVSIHYSMISLAFDLPEGEKVALVTAKYEGETFLELDQYPQAATPRPQVEGALPPGVSICTINVPDFARLEGHWAVRPEVREGALYNGAKVGLLRMPDGALLEVIEGGRVL; encoded by the coding sequence ATGACACTCCTGCGCTGCGCCACCCATACCGTCAGCAACGTCGCCGAAGTGGCGGAGCGCTATGCACGCTGGCTCGACTACGCGGTGGTCGAGCAGGGCGTCGTCAGCGAAGACCTCGCCGCGCTGTGGCAGGCACCTTCCAGCGCGGGCAAAGCCTACGTGCTGATGCGCCCGGCTTCGGGTTCGGACGTGTTCCTGCGCTTCGTCGAAGGCGACGCGGTGCCGGACTATGCGCCGATCCGCACTTACGGCTGGGCCGCGATCGAGATCTGCGTCACCGACGTCGAGGCCGTCAACGAGCGCATGCTGGCCTCGCCCGACTTCGAGGTGATCGGCCCGCCCAGGCCGCTCGACGGCTTCCCCACGGTCAAGCCGATGCAGGTGCGCGGACCGGACCTCGAGACGGTCTACCTTACCGAAATCCGCGTCAATGGTGCGGAACACGGGTTGCCGACGCCGCGCTCGCTGGTCGATCGGCCGTTCATCCTCGTGCTTGCCTGCTCGGACCTGCAGGCCTCGATCGACTGGGTACGCGACGTGCTGGGCTTCGACATGATTGATCCCGTCTCGATCCACTATTCGATGATCTCGCTCGCCTTCGACCTGCCGGAAGGCGAGAAGGTGGCGCTGGTCACCGCGAAGTACGAGGGCGAGACGTTCCTCGAACTCGACCAGTATCCGCAGGCCGCGACGCCGCGTCCGCAAGTGGAAGGCGCGCTGCCGCCGGGCGTATCGATCTGCACCATCAACGTGCCCGACTTCGCCCGTCTCGAAGGCCACTGGGCCGTGCGTCCCGAGGTCCGCGAAGGGGCGCTCTACAACGGCGCGAAAGTCGGCCTGCTGCGCATGCCCGACGGCGCGTTGCTGGAGGTGATCGAAGGCGGCCGCGTCCTCTGA
- a CDS encoding CaiB/BaiF CoA transferase family protein codes for MTVKTERDMIQEGGLPLSGIKVVEFSHMVMGPSTGVVMADLGAVVVKVEPIGGDRTRKLLGSGAGYFPMYNRNKQSIAIDLKSPEGVAAAKRLVDQADVLIENFRPGALAKLGLGPDHFAQSNPGLIYYSAKGFLTGPYENRAALDEVAQMMGGLAYMTGPSGRPLRAGASVIDVTGGMFGVIGILAALEQRHRTGKGAVVRSSLYETTAFLVGQHIAQLAVTGNAARPMPERISAWAIYDVFETARPEEQVFIGVVSDGQWQAFTKTFGLDDLAADPALAENNARVLAREALLPRVRELAKGFTREALLAKLEESGVAFAPIARPQDLLEDAHLNANGALVDLTLTDGRSVRLPALPVEIDGVLPGVRHDLRSPGEDSEDVLGGWGFGADEIEALLASGAIEGLREPADSAAK; via the coding sequence ATGACAGTCAAGACGGAACGCGACATGATTCAGGAAGGCGGCCTTCCTCTCTCGGGCATCAAGGTGGTTGAGTTCTCCCACATGGTGATGGGACCCTCCACAGGTGTCGTTATGGCCGACCTGGGTGCCGTTGTGGTCAAGGTCGAGCCCATCGGCGGCGACCGTACCCGCAAGTTGCTCGGCTCGGGCGCGGGCTACTTCCCGATGTACAACCGGAACAAGCAGAGCATCGCCATCGACCTCAAGTCGCCCGAGGGCGTCGCGGCGGCAAAGCGGCTGGTCGATCAGGCCGACGTGCTGATCGAGAACTTCCGCCCCGGCGCGCTCGCCAAGCTGGGCCTCGGTCCGGACCACTTCGCGCAAAGCAATCCCGGCCTCATCTACTACTCCGCCAAGGGCTTCCTGACCGGCCCTTACGAGAACCGCGCCGCGCTGGACGAAGTGGCGCAGATGATGGGCGGCCTCGCCTACATGACCGGCCCCAGCGGCCGTCCCTTGCGCGCGGGCGCCTCGGTGATCGACGTGACCGGCGGCATGTTCGGCGTGATCGGCATCCTCGCCGCGCTGGAGCAGCGCCACCGTACCGGCAAGGGCGCGGTCGTGCGCTCCTCGCTTTACGAGACCACCGCGTTCCTCGTCGGCCAGCACATTGCGCAGCTTGCCGTCACCGGCAACGCGGCGCGCCCGATGCCGGAGCGTATCTCGGCCTGGGCGATCTACGACGTGTTCGAGACGGCGCGGCCCGAGGAGCAGGTCTTCATCGGCGTCGTCAGCGACGGCCAGTGGCAGGCTTTCACGAAGACGTTCGGGCTGGACGACCTCGCCGCAGACCCGGCGCTGGCGGAGAACAATGCCCGCGTGCTCGCCCGCGAAGCCCTGCTGCCGCGCGTGCGCGAACTGGCGAAGGGCTTCACGCGCGAAGCCCTGCTGGCGAAGCTGGAGGAAAGTGGCGTCGCCTTCGCGCCGATCGCCCGTCCGCAGGATCTGCTGGAAGACGCGCACCTCAACGCCAACGGCGCGCTGGTGGACCTGACGCTGACCGACGGCCGCTCGGTGCGCCTGCCCGCGCTGCCGGTCGAGATCGACGGTGTGCTCCCCGGCGTGCGCCATGACCTGCGCTCGCCCGGTGAAGACAGTGAGGACGTGCTCGGCGGCTGGGGCTTCGGCGCGGACGAGATCGAAGCGCTGCTCGCCTCGGGTGCGATCGAGGGGCTTCGCGAACCGGCGGATAGCGCGGCGAAATGA
- a CDS encoding polysaccharide deacetylase family protein, whose product MREGESDPGLYDYVPYRGRTPFAWPGGKKVAVWVSPNLEFYELDPPANPHRKSWAKPHPDVVGYSHRDHANRVSHWRMADVMTKHGFPGSVSLSVALCQHHPRVVEDASQRGWEFFSHGIYNTRYSYGMDEAQERAIIEDSIRTVRDATGQTIKGWLAPALTHTPRTLDLIAEYGLTYTCDLYHDDQPMPVNTTSGRLISMPYSLEVNDHYGFFVYNMSPREYADTLIRQYERLAAEPSGTVMCIPLHSYLIGQPHRIGPFEEVLRHIAADDRAWITRSGDIADHWIANVGDAA is encoded by the coding sequence ATGCGCGAGGGCGAATCCGATCCCGGCCTTTACGACTACGTTCCCTATCGCGGGCGCACACCCTTCGCCTGGCCGGGCGGCAAGAAGGTGGCGGTCTGGGTCTCTCCCAACCTCGAGTTCTACGAACTTGATCCGCCGGCCAACCCGCACCGCAAATCGTGGGCCAAGCCGCACCCGGACGTCGTCGGCTATTCCCACCGCGACCACGCGAACCGCGTCAGCCACTGGCGCATGGCCGACGTGATGACCAAGCACGGCTTCCCGGGCTCGGTCTCGCTGTCGGTAGCGCTGTGCCAGCACCACCCGCGCGTGGTCGAGGATGCCAGCCAGCGCGGCTGGGAGTTCTTCAGCCACGGTATCTACAACACCCGCTATTCCTACGGCATGGACGAGGCGCAGGAGCGCGCGATCATCGAGGATTCGATCCGCACCGTGCGCGACGCCACGGGGCAGACGATCAAGGGCTGGCTCGCTCCCGCCCTCACTCACACGCCGCGCACGCTGGACCTGATCGCCGAATATGGCCTGACCTATACTTGCGATCTCTACCACGACGACCAGCCGATGCCGGTGAACACCACCAGCGGGCGGCTGATCTCGATGCCCTACAGCCTCGAGGTCAACGACCACTACGGCTTCTTCGTCTACAACATGAGCCCGCGCGAATACGCCGACACGCTGATCCGCCAGTACGAGCGCCTTGCCGCCGAGCCTTCAGGCACGGTCATGTGCATTCCGCTGCATTCGTACCTGATCGGCCAGCCCCACCGCATCGGCCCCTTCGAGGAAGTCCTGCGCCACATCGCCGCAGACGACCGGGCATGGATCACCCGCTCGGGCGACATTGCAGATCACTGGATCGCCAATGTGGGAGACGCCGCATGA
- a CDS encoding FAD-binding oxidoreductase, with protein sequence MAFANTIDDALERDLSAILGPEGLLSDEASIELHSSDLLGRAGRCRLVIRPENQAQLVEAVRRIAPTGMPLMPRGGGLTYVGGYVGSGADWVAVDLRRMNRILSIDEKDMVVTVEPGVTWLQLYEALQEKGLRLPFFGTFSGRGATVGGGLSNGALFLGTARYGTSADIVLGLEVVTADGAVVHTGQKAVANAPKPFLRSFGPDTTGLFIHDAGALGIKCKASLRMIRKPAHTDFLSFGFPDRDAAIAAICEIGRAELAEDAYVMDPDKTRQALAAPSDLIRDVKTLGKVVAQEQGLLRGLKAGAKLALAGRDFIEEGCFSLHLVLAGRSRASVDEDMGAARQIAAKLGGRELPNSIPKAGRAEMFSPLDAVLGATGDRWVALNGKVPHSQAKALVDDLEQLLADNADALRESGVVVSRLITIMGNHAFSYEPVFNWHDEWLPMHEATLSAKALRDLPRPPANEAARALVMRLRQEIVAVFARHGAASNQIGRTYPYASILRPESRALLEGVKRTLDPDMRMNPGALELG encoded by the coding sequence ATGGCTTTCGCAAACACGATCGACGACGCGCTGGAGCGCGACCTTTCCGCGATCCTCGGCCCCGAGGGTCTGCTGAGCGACGAGGCATCGATCGAGCTGCACTCCTCCGACCTGCTCGGCCGCGCCGGGCGTTGCCGTCTGGTGATCCGGCCGGAGAATCAGGCGCAGCTGGTCGAGGCCGTGCGCCGCATCGCACCCACCGGAATGCCGCTGATGCCGCGCGGCGGCGGCCTTACTTATGTCGGCGGCTACGTCGGCAGCGGGGCCGACTGGGTCGCGGTGGACCTGCGGCGGATGAACCGCATCCTCTCCATCGACGAAAAAGACATGGTCGTCACCGTCGAGCCGGGCGTGACATGGCTTCAGCTTTATGAAGCGCTGCAGGAGAAGGGCCTGCGCCTGCCGTTCTTCGGCACGTTCTCCGGCCGGGGCGCGACAGTGGGCGGTGGGCTCTCCAACGGCGCGCTGTTCCTCGGCACCGCGCGCTATGGCACTTCGGCGGACATCGTGCTCGGGCTGGAGGTCGTCACAGCGGACGGCGCGGTCGTCCACACCGGGCAGAAGGCAGTGGCGAATGCGCCCAAGCCCTTCCTGCGCAGTTTCGGCCCGGACACCACGGGGCTGTTCATCCACGACGCGGGCGCGCTGGGCATCAAGTGCAAGGCCAGCCTGCGCATGATCCGCAAGCCCGCGCACACCGACTTCCTCTCGTTCGGCTTCCCCGACCGTGACGCCGCCATCGCCGCGATCTGCGAGATCGGGCGCGCTGAACTGGCCGAGGACGCCTATGTCATGGACCCGGACAAGACGCGGCAAGCACTCGCCGCCCCGTCCGACCTGATCCGCGACGTAAAGACGCTGGGCAAGGTCGTGGCGCAGGAACAGGGCCTGCTGCGCGGCCTCAAAGCGGGCGCCAAGCTGGCGCTGGCAGGGCGCGACTTCATCGAGGAGGGCTGCTTCTCGCTGCACCTCGTCCTTGCCGGTCGCAGCCGCGCGAGCGTGGACGAGGATATGGGCGCCGCTCGCCAGATCGCGGCGAAGCTGGGCGGCAGGGAACTGCCCAACTCCATCCCCAAGGCCGGGCGGGCGGAGATGTTCTCGCCCCTCGACGCGGTGCTGGGGGCGACGGGAGACCGCTGGGTCGCGCTCAACGGCAAGGTGCCGCACAGCCAGGCCAAGGCTCTGGTGGACGATCTGGAGCAGTTGCTGGCAGATAATGCCGATGCGCTGCGCGAGAGCGGCGTGGTCGTCTCACGCCTGATCACGATCATGGGCAACCATGCCTTCAGCTACGAGCCGGTATTCAACTGGCACGACGAATGGCTGCCGATGCACGAGGCGACCCTGAGCGCCAAGGCCCTGCGCGATCTGCCCCGCCCTCCTGCCAACGAAGCGGCGCGGGCGCTGGTCATGCGGCTGCGGCAGGAGATCGTCGCGGTGTTCGCGCGCCATGGTGCAGCCTCGAACCAGATCGGGCGGACATATCCTTATGCCTCGATCCTGCGGCCGGAATCGCGGGCGTTGCTGGAAGGGGTGAAACGCACGCTCGACCCGGACATGCGCATGAACCCCGGCGCGCTGGAACTGGGGTGA